From a single Brassica rapa cultivar Chiifu-401-42 chromosome A01, CAAS_Brap_v3.01, whole genome shotgun sequence genomic region:
- the LOC103836015 gene encoding CRIB domain-containing protein RIC5, with amino-acid sequence MKGLLKGLRYIARIFEDDKEPEMQIGKPTDVKHVAHIGWEGPSATTPSWMHDYKSPTAEAKGSSNKKPRDKQRNKGRRKASTGTNNSPAESPSRVGGSTRPSRRSTGKQREQSTGSGSESGSGLDLPQQNDQSVGQKQSRQKKSKGTTGGSSIGPAKTDRSVRAVIPSVGGLESSTGR; translated from the exons ATGAAGGGTCTATTAAAAGGATTGAGGTACATTGCTCGCATCTTCG AGGATGATAAGGAACCAGAGATGCAGATTGGAAAACCGACCGATGTGAAACATGTTGCTCATATAGGATGGGAAGGGCCCTCTGCTACGACCCCAAGCTGG ATGCATGATTATAAGTCTCCGACGGCTGAGGCTAAAGGAAGTTCCAACAAGAAACCCAGGGATAAGCAAAGGAACAAGGGGAGGCGTAAAGCATCCACAGGCACAAATAACTCACCTGCAGAGTCTCCATCAAGGGTAGGAGGTTCAACAAGGCCATCAAGACGTAGCACGGGTAAACAGAGAGAGCAGAGCACGGGTTCAGGGTCGGAGTCAGGTTCAGGGTTAGACTTACCTCAACAGAATGATCAGTCTGTGGGACAGAAACAGTCGAGGCAGAAGAAGTCAAAAGGAACAACAGGAGGATCGTCTATTGGGCCTGCAAAGACAGATAGATCCGTTCGTGCGGTTATTCCTTCTGTGGGAGGTCTTGAAAGTTCTACAGGAAGATGA